One window of the Thermus antranikianii DSM 12462 genome contains the following:
- a CDS encoding 4Fe-4S dicluster domain-containing protein — protein MPRYAMAIDLSLCVGCAACAVACKMENEVPPGVFNLWIREREVGEYPNLVVEFRPEQCLHCENPPCVPVCPTGASYQTKDGLVLVDPKKCIACGACIAACPYDARYLHPAGYVSKCTFCAHRLEKGKVPACVETCPTYCRTFGDLEDPESPVAKALKAAERVDVLRPEQGTRPKLFYLNAPSKKGLTRESEVHHG, from the coding sequence ATGCCCCGCTACGCCATGGCCATTGACCTAAGCCTCTGCGTGGGCTGCGCCGCCTGCGCCGTGGCCTGCAAGATGGAAAACGAGGTCCCTCCCGGGGTCTTCAACCTCTGGATCCGGGAGCGGGAGGTGGGGGAATACCCCAACCTGGTGGTGGAGTTCCGCCCCGAGCAGTGCCTGCACTGCGAAAACCCCCCTTGCGTGCCCGTCTGCCCCACGGGGGCCAGCTACCAAACCAAAGACGGCCTGGTGCTGGTAGACCCCAAAAAGTGCATCGCCTGCGGGGCCTGCATTGCCGCCTGCCCCTACGATGCCCGCTACCTGCACCCGGCAGGTTACGTGAGCAAGTGCACCTTCTGCGCCCACCGGCTGGAAAAGGGCAAGGTGCCGGCCTGCGTGGAGACCTGCCCCACCTACTGCCGCACCTTTGGCGACCTGGAGGACCCGGAAAGCCCCGTGGCCAAGGCCCTTAAGGCGGCAGAGCGGGTGGACGTGCTAAGGCCCGAGCAGGGTACAAGGCCCAAGCTCTTCTACCTGAACGCCCCTTCCAAGAAGGGGCTCACCCGGGAAAGCGAGGTGCACCATGGCTGA
- a CDS encoding rhodanese-like domain-containing protein, whose translation MKGTKKLAWLGLLLVLPVLAQATTVTYSALTVRELGNFLMNLPTGFYAIAPAAAKNMMDTVDVFILDVREPNEFAGERIQGAVNIPIRDLPKRVGELPKGKPIIVYCKVGHRGSMAMMFLRGQGYNVQSISGGLDGWKNAGLPVVK comes from the coding sequence ATGAAAGGCACGAAGAAGCTGGCTTGGTTGGGTCTTCTGCTGGTGCTTCCGGTTCTGGCGCAGGCTACCACGGTCACCTACTCCGCCCTCACGGTGCGGGAGCTGGGCAACTTCCTCATGAACCTGCCCACTGGGTTCTACGCCATCGCCCCGGCCGCGGCCAAGAACATGATGGACACCGTGGACGTCTTCATCCTGGATGTGCGCGAGCCCAATGAGTTTGCGGGTGAACGCATCCAGGGAGCGGTGAACATCCCCATCCGCGATCTGCCCAAGCGGGTGGGCGAGCTGCCCAAGGGCAAGCCCATCATCGTCTACTGCAAGGTGGGGCACCGGGGCTCCATGGCCATGATGTTCCTCCGGGGCCAGGGCTACAACGTGCAGAGCATCAGCGGTGGCCTGGACGGCTGGAAGAACGCGGGTCTGCCCGTGGTGAAGTAG
- the gcvPB gene encoding aminomethyl-transferring glycine dehydrogenase subunit GcvPB, with product MSYPLIFERSRPGRRGLRLVEETPEASRYIPEKFLRKAPPRLPEVDELTLVRHYTGLSRRQVGVDTTFYPLGSCTMKYNPKLHEEAVRLFADLHPYQDPKTVQGALELMWQLSEYLKALTGMDAITLEPAAGAHGELTGILIIRAYHEDRGEGKERRVVLVPDSAHGSNPATASMAGYQVKEVPSGPDGEVDLEALKRELGPHVAAIMLTNPNTLGLFERRILEISRVSKEAGVQLYYDGANLNAIMGWARPGDMGFDVVHLNLHKTFTVPHGGGGPGSGPVGVKAHLAPYLPVPTVERGEEGFYLNFDLPKSIGRVRSFYGNFLALVRAWAYIRTLGLKGLKKAAALSVLNARYLKELLKEKGYKVPYDGPCMHEFVAQPPQGFRTLDLAKGLLEMGFHPPTVYFPLIVKEALMIEPTETESKETLEAFAEAMGELLQKPKEWLEGAPYSTPVRRLDELRANRSPKLTYFDE from the coding sequence ATGAGCTATCCCTTGATCTTTGAGCGAAGCCGCCCGGGAAGGCGGGGCCTGAGGCTGGTAGAGGAGACGCCTGAGGCCTCCCGCTACATCCCGGAGAAGTTTTTGCGCAAGGCCCCACCCCGGCTCCCCGAGGTGGACGAGCTCACCCTGGTGCGCCATTACACGGGGCTTTCCCGCCGCCAGGTGGGGGTGGACACCACCTTCTACCCTTTGGGTAGCTGCACCATGAAGTACAACCCCAAGCTCCACGAGGAGGCGGTGCGGCTTTTCGCTGACCTCCACCCCTACCAGGATCCCAAGACCGTCCAGGGGGCCCTGGAGCTCATGTGGCAGCTTTCGGAGTACTTGAAGGCCCTCACGGGCATGGACGCCATCACCCTGGAGCCCGCCGCCGGAGCCCATGGGGAGCTTACCGGGATCCTCATCATCCGCGCCTACCACGAGGACCGGGGGGAGGGGAAAGAGAGGCGAGTGGTTCTGGTGCCGGATTCTGCCCACGGCTCCAACCCCGCCACCGCCAGCATGGCGGGGTACCAGGTGAAGGAGGTACCCTCGGGGCCGGATGGGGAGGTGGACCTCGAGGCCCTGAAACGGGAGCTTGGTCCCCACGTGGCCGCCATCATGCTCACCAACCCCAATACCCTGGGCCTTTTTGAGCGGCGCATCCTGGAGATCTCCCGCGTCAGCAAGGAGGCCGGGGTGCAGCTTTACTACGACGGGGCCAACCTGAACGCCATCATGGGCTGGGCCCGGCCGGGGGACATGGGCTTTGACGTGGTCCACCTGAACCTGCACAAGACTTTCACCGTGCCCCATGGGGGGGGTGGGCCGGGCTCGGGGCCCGTGGGGGTGAAAGCCCACCTGGCTCCCTACCTCCCCGTGCCCACGGTGGAGAGGGGCGAGGAGGGCTTCTACCTGAACTTTGACCTTCCCAAGAGCATCGGCCGGGTGCGGAGCTTTTACGGGAATTTCCTGGCCTTGGTGCGGGCCTGGGCCTACATCCGCACCCTAGGGCTAAAGGGCCTCAAGAAGGCGGCCGCCCTTTCCGTGCTCAACGCCCGTTACCTCAAGGAACTTCTCAAGGAGAAGGGGTACAAGGTGCCCTACGACGGCCCTTGCATGCACGAGTTCGTGGCCCAGCCCCCCCAGGGCTTCCGCACCCTGGACCTGGCCAAGGGGCTTTTGGAGATGGGCTTCCACCCCCCCACCGTGTACTTCCCCTTGATCGTCAAGGAGGCTTTGATGATCGAGCCCACGGAAACGGAGAGCAAGGAGACCCTCGAGGCCTTCGCCGAGGCCATGGGGGAGCTTTTGCAAAAGCCCAAGGAGTGGCTGGAGGGTGCCCCTTACTCCACCCCGGTCCGCCGCCTGGACGAGCTTAGGGCCAACCGAAGCCCCAAGCTCACCTACTTTGACGAATAA
- the gcvPA gene encoding aminomethyl-transferring glycine dehydrogenase subunit GcvPA, translating into MDYTPHTEEEIQAMLERVGAGSLEDLYRHLPKEVLNPEISLPEPLPEWAVLEELKRLAGKNKPAFKAFLGGGVRSHHTPPVVQALASRGEFLTAYTPYQPEVSQGVLQATFEYQTMVAELTGLEVANASMYDGATALAEGVLLALRETGRMRVLVSQGVHPEYREVLRSYLEAVGAELITLPLEEGRTPLGEVPEGTGAVVAQHPNYLGALEDLAPLAERAHGVGALFVVVADPLSLGVLEPPGAYGADIAVGDGQTLGLPMGFGGPHFGYLATRKAFVRQMPGRLVSETVDAEGKRGYILTLQAREQYIRRAKAKSNITTNAQLTALMGAMYLAALGPLGLKEVALQSVAMAHRLWELLLEIPGVEPFTPKPFFNEFVLRLPKEPEAVREALAARGFHAATPVPKEYGENLALFAATELHREEDLLALQAAMREVLA; encoded by the coding sequence ATGGACTACACGCCCCATACCGAGGAAGAGATCCAGGCCATGCTGGAACGGGTGGGAGCCGGAAGCCTCGAGGACCTCTACCGGCACCTGCCAAAGGAGGTTTTAAACCCCGAGATTTCCCTGCCCGAGCCCTTGCCGGAGTGGGCGGTGCTGGAGGAGCTCAAGCGGCTTGCGGGGAAAAACAAACCGGCCTTTAAGGCCTTTTTGGGGGGTGGGGTTCGTAGCCACCACACCCCGCCCGTGGTCCAAGCCCTGGCGAGCCGGGGAGAGTTTTTGACCGCCTACACCCCCTACCAGCCGGAGGTGAGCCAGGGAGTTTTGCAGGCCACCTTTGAGTACCAGACCATGGTGGCGGAACTCACGGGCCTCGAGGTGGCCAACGCCTCCATGTACGATGGGGCCACTGCCCTGGCAGAGGGGGTCCTTCTGGCCTTGAGGGAAACGGGAAGGATGCGGGTCCTGGTTTCCCAAGGAGTGCACCCGGAGTACCGGGAGGTGCTCAGGAGCTATTTGGAGGCGGTGGGGGCGGAGCTCATCACCCTGCCCCTGGAAGAGGGCCGCACCCCCTTGGGGGAGGTGCCCGAGGGTACGGGGGCCGTGGTGGCCCAGCACCCCAACTACCTGGGGGCCTTGGAGGATCTCGCCCCCTTGGCGGAGAGGGCCCATGGGGTGGGAGCGCTTTTCGTGGTGGTGGCCGATCCCCTTTCCCTGGGGGTTCTGGAGCCCCCGGGGGCCTACGGGGCGGATATCGCCGTGGGGGATGGCCAGACCCTGGGCCTGCCCATGGGGTTTGGCGGGCCCCACTTTGGGTACCTGGCCACCCGGAAGGCCTTCGTGCGCCAGATGCCCGGACGGTTGGTCTCGGAAACCGTGGACGCCGAGGGAAAGCGGGGCTACATCCTCACCCTCCAGGCCCGGGAGCAGTACATCCGCCGGGCCAAGGCCAAGAGCAACATCACCACCAACGCCCAGCTCACCGCCCTCATGGGGGCCATGTACCTGGCGGCCTTGGGGCCTTTGGGGCTTAAGGAGGTGGCCCTGCAAAGCGTGGCCATGGCCCACCGCCTCTGGGAGCTTCTTTTGGAGATCCCAGGGGTGGAGCCCTTCACCCCAAAGCCCTTCTTCAACGAGTTTGTTCTCAGGCTTCCCAAGGAACCTGAGGCGGTGCGGGAAGCCTTGGCGGCAAGGGGCTTCCATGCCGCCACCCCGGTGCCGAAGGAGTACGGGGAGAACCTCGCCCTCTTTGCTGCCACGGAACTCCACCGGGAGGAGGACCTTTTGGCCCTACAAGCGGCCATGCGGGAGGTGTTGGCATGA
- the gcvH gene encoding glycine cleavage system protein GcvH — protein MDIPKDRFYTKTHEWALPEGDTVLVGITDYAQDALGDVVYVELPEVGRKVEKGEAVAVVESVKTASDIYAPVSGEVVEVNTALEKTPELINQDPYGEGWIFRIRPLDMGHLDDLLDAAGYQEVLESEG, from the coding sequence ATGGACATACCCAAGGACCGCTTTTACACCAAGACCCACGAGTGGGCCCTGCCCGAAGGGGACACGGTGTTGGTGGGCATCACCGACTATGCCCAGGATGCGCTCGGGGACGTGGTGTACGTGGAGTTACCCGAGGTGGGGCGCAAGGTGGAGAAGGGCGAGGCGGTGGCCGTGGTGGAGAGCGTGAAGACCGCCTCCGACATCTACGCCCCGGTATCGGGTGAGGTGGTGGAGGTGAACACCGCTTTGGAGAAGACCCCGGAGCTTATCAACCAGGACCCCTATGGGGAGGGTTGGATCTTCCGCATCCGTCCCTTGGACATGGGGCACCTGGATGACCTGCTGGATGCTGCCGGCTACCAGGAGGTCTTGGAGAGCGAAGGGTAA
- the gcvT gene encoding glycine cleavage system aminomethyltransferase GcvT: protein MKKTPLYQAHLRHGGRMVEFAGYALPLQYASIVEEHLAVRRGAGLFDVSHMGEFLIRGREALAFLQWATANDAAKLKVGRAQYSMLPNARGGVVDDIYLYRLAEEEYLMVVNAANIAKDFAHLKELSRGFAVELTDLSEETALLALQGPKAASLLQGLTDADLSQRKKNDVFSARVAGRPARLARTGYTGEDGFELFLAPKDAEAVFEALLEAGATPAGLGARDTLRLEAGFPLYGHELTDDTNPLCTPWAWVVKKEKDFHGKEAMLATPCAEKLIGLVLEAGIPREGYRVYSGDRPVGRVTSGGYSPLLEKGIALAYVEKGAQEPFFVEVRGRKAGASLSPLPFVPLK from the coding sequence ATGAAGAAGACCCCGCTTTACCAAGCCCACCTGCGCCACGGGGGGCGCATGGTGGAGTTTGCCGGCTACGCCCTCCCCCTGCAGTACGCCTCCATTGTGGAGGAGCACCTGGCGGTGCGCCGGGGGGCTGGACTTTTCGACGTGAGCCACATGGGGGAGTTCCTCATCCGGGGCAGGGAGGCCCTGGCCTTCCTCCAGTGGGCCACGGCCAACGACGCCGCCAAGCTCAAGGTGGGCCGGGCCCAGTACTCCATGCTCCCCAACGCCCGAGGAGGGGTGGTGGACGACATCTACCTATACCGGCTCGCCGAGGAGGAGTACCTCATGGTGGTGAACGCCGCCAACATCGCCAAGGACTTCGCCCACCTGAAGGAGCTCTCCCGGGGCTTTGCCGTGGAGCTCACCGACCTCTCCGAGGAAACCGCCCTCCTGGCCCTGCAGGGTCCCAAGGCGGCTTCCCTCCTCCAGGGTTTGACCGACGCCGACCTTTCCCAAAGGAAAAAGAACGACGTGTTCAGCGCCCGGGTGGCGGGCCGGCCCGCCCGTCTGGCCCGCACCGGGTACACGGGGGAGGATGGTTTTGAGCTCTTTCTGGCTCCCAAGGATGCCGAGGCTGTCTTTGAAGCTCTTTTGGAGGCGGGGGCGACCCCGGCGGGCCTGGGAGCCCGGGACACCCTGAGGCTGGAGGCCGGGTTTCCCCTTTACGGCCACGAGCTTACCGACGACACCAACCCTCTCTGCACCCCCTGGGCCTGGGTGGTGAAGAAGGAGAAGGATTTCCACGGCAAGGAGGCGATGCTGGCCACGCCATGCGCCGAGAAGCTCATCGGCCTGGTGCTGGAGGCGGGAATTCCCCGGGAGGGGTATAGGGTGTATTCCGGCGACCGCCCGGTGGGCCGGGTGACCAGCGGGGGTTATTCTCCCCTTTTGGAAAAGGGCATCGCCCTGGCCTACGTGGAGAAGGGGGCGCAGGAGCCCTTCTTTGTGGAGGTTCGGGGGCGTAAAGCGGGGGCTTCCCTTAGCCCATTGCCCTTTGTGCCGCTAAAATAG
- a CDS encoding ATP-binding protein, with product MERIGVVLGRREATPLEFWVGVEGEGLLRLDDLVVVEGFHPKVGKVRYFGMVDHVAKAHEGESYDTDTFLAVEGKIPVSLAYVAHVSVTRIVPEEFFPPDPGSAVYLAREEDLELALYYDAMKNQRGSTKLPVGFLKSGEVAYLNLEFLNGVKGGHVNISGISGVAAKTSYATFLLKSLLESGVLEEAHQARVLLFNVKGEDLLFLDKPNLRLSEEAKEEYRRLGLSPTPFGSVRFLAPPKKEGEGVLPDVETRLEGVKAYHWDLVQFAQKGLLPFLFTDKGALTNLGFLVAHVTEKLRRLAEGQKGPHLLVADWPEGELPEDIAFDDLGRVRLKSFADLVRYLEYKLLGPETGEGEGDRAWTARQARGTLEAFVRRLRASVENVGHLVRGDRKGNPPDPLEGGEQVHVVDLAKLSPQGQMFVVGSLLSDLFAKKERGQYRGRVFVVLDELNKYAPRDEESPIKDVLLDIAERGRSLGVILIGAQQTASEVERRVVGNAAIRVVGRLDAAEAERPEYRYLPTSFRQRALILPQGMVILHQPEIPVPLLVRFPFPAWATKREEVLEDNSAEALRREFF from the coding sequence ATGGAGCGCATCGGGGTGGTGTTGGGCAGGCGGGAGGCCACTCCCTTGGAGTTCTGGGTGGGGGTGGAGGGGGAGGGCCTTCTGCGCCTGGACGACCTGGTGGTGGTGGAGGGGTTCCACCCCAAGGTGGGCAAGGTCCGTTATTTCGGCATGGTGGACCACGTGGCCAAGGCCCACGAGGGAGAAAGCTATGACACGGACACCTTTTTGGCGGTGGAGGGGAAGATCCCCGTAAGCTTGGCCTATGTGGCCCATGTGAGCGTGACCCGTATCGTGCCCGAGGAGTTTTTCCCCCCCGATCCCGGCTCCGCTGTGTACCTGGCCCGGGAGGAGGACCTGGAGCTTGCCCTTTACTACGACGCCATGAAAAACCAAAGGGGAAGCACCAAGCTCCCTGTGGGGTTTTTAAAAAGCGGGGAGGTGGCTTACCTCAACCTGGAGTTCCTGAACGGGGTAAAGGGGGGGCACGTGAACATCTCGGGCATCAGCGGGGTGGCGGCCAAGACCAGCTACGCCACCTTCCTCCTGAAGAGCCTTTTGGAAAGCGGGGTCCTCGAGGAGGCCCATCAGGCCCGGGTGCTCCTCTTCAACGTGAAGGGGGAGGACCTCCTCTTCCTGGACAAGCCGAACCTAAGGCTTTCCGAGGAGGCCAAGGAGGAGTACCGCCGCCTGGGCCTTTCCCCCACCCCTTTTGGGAGCGTGCGCTTCCTGGCCCCGCCCAAGAAGGAAGGGGAGGGGGTTCTCCCCGATGTGGAAACCCGCCTGGAGGGAGTGAAGGCGTACCACTGGGACCTGGTGCAGTTTGCCCAGAAAGGGCTTCTCCCCTTCCTCTTCACCGATAAGGGGGCCCTCACCAACCTGGGCTTCCTGGTGGCCCACGTGACGGAGAAGCTGAGGCGGCTTGCGGAGGGGCAGAAGGGGCCCCATCTCCTGGTGGCGGACTGGCCCGAAGGGGAGCTTCCCGAGGACATTGCCTTTGACGACCTGGGCAGGGTGCGGTTGAAAAGTTTCGCCGACCTGGTGCGCTACCTGGAGTACAAGCTTTTGGGACCCGAAACCGGGGAAGGGGAGGGGGACAGGGCCTGGACCGCCCGCCAGGCCCGGGGGACCCTGGAGGCCTTCGTGCGGCGCCTTCGCGCAAGCGTGGAGAACGTGGGCCACCTGGTTCGGGGAGACCGCAAGGGCAATCCCCCGGACCCCCTGGAAGGAGGGGAACAGGTCCACGTGGTGGACCTGGCCAAACTCTCCCCCCAGGGCCAGATGTTCGTGGTGGGGAGCCTTCTTTCCGACCTCTTCGCCAAAAAGGAGCGGGGCCAGTACCGGGGCCGGGTTTTCGTGGTGTTGGACGAGCTCAACAAGTACGCTCCCCGGGACGAGGAAAGCCCCATCAAGGACGTGCTCCTGGACATCGCCGAACGGGGCCGCTCCTTAGGGGTGATCCTCATCGGGGCCCAGCAGACCGCCAGCGAGGTGGAGCGAAGGGTGGTGGGCAACGCCGCCATCCGGGTGGTGGGAAGGCTGGATGCCGCCGAGGCCGAGCGGCCCGAGTACCGCTACCTCCCCACCTCCTTCCGCCAGCGGGCCCTGATCCTGCCCCAGGGGATGGTGATCCTCCATCAGCCGGAGATCCCCGTGCCTCTTCTCGTGCGCTTTCCCTTCCCTGCTTGGGCCACCAAGCGGGAAGAGGTCCTCGAGGACAACTCCGCCGAGGCCTTGAGAAGGGAGTTCTTTTAG
- a CDS encoding DNA double-strand break repair nuclease NurA, translating to MAWRLYALDVSRLEGMAGEAFSGATVWEEGYPASFQPLEEPWEARRADPVPWPEPLYFVDGRERVEAVLSDGRKLALLGCVAAGAVVYQQGNMRLLETRVRRVGVGLEEALRLGELVYEPLPLEGHPAPGDIFTALQEGLRKARTLLEEKLARALAGGLLVVDGPVRLRRQGPVLGYIKVHWARYLPEDREALLSTLKPGERTPMFRVRRKGQELASWYLRLPLTPEGVRPPESGLLRVETPLQGDFGALADLSLSLFPALASHPVKDPRAPQNLLPVGGLERELARRMGSREVVARILARHQDDLGGG from the coding sequence ATGGCCTGGCGGCTTTACGCCCTGGATGTTTCCCGCCTCGAGGGCATGGCAGGGGAAGCTTTCTCTGGGGCCACGGTTTGGGAGGAGGGCTACCCTGCCAGCTTCCAGCCCCTGGAGGAGCCATGGGAGGCCAGAAGGGCTGATCCCGTGCCCTGGCCTGAACCCCTTTACTTCGTGGACGGCCGGGAGCGGGTGGAGGCGGTGCTTTCCGACGGGAGGAAGCTCGCCCTTTTGGGGTGCGTGGCCGCGGGCGCGGTGGTTTATCAGCAAGGGAATATGCGCCTGCTGGAAACCAGGGTGCGCCGGGTGGGGGTGGGGTTGGAGGAGGCCTTGCGCTTGGGAGAGCTGGTGTACGAACCCCTGCCCCTCGAGGGCCATCCAGCCCCCGGGGACATCTTCACGGCCCTTCAGGAGGGTTTGCGGAAGGCCAGGACCCTCTTGGAGGAAAAGCTGGCCAGGGCCCTCGCGGGAGGCCTTCTCGTGGTGGATGGCCCCGTGCGCTTAAGGCGGCAGGGCCCGGTTTTGGGATACATCAAGGTCCATTGGGCCCGTTACCTCCCCGAGGACAGGGAAGCCCTCCTCTCCACCCTGAAACCCGGGGAGCGCACCCCCATGTTTAGGGTGCGCCGGAAGGGGCAGGAACTGGCCAGCTGGTACCTGCGCCTGCCCCTAACCCCGGAGGGGGTGCGCCCACCGGAAAGCGGGCTTCTGCGGGTGGAAACCCCGCTGCAGGGGGATTTCGGTGCCCTGGCGGACCTGTCCTTAAGCCTCTTTCCCGCCTTGGCCTCCCACCCGGTGAAGGATCCCAGGGCCCCGCAAAACCTTCTGCCCGTTGGGGGGCTTGAGCGGGAGCTGGCCCGCAGGATGGGGAGCCGCGAGGTGGTGGCCCGCATCCTTGCCCGGCACCAGGATGATCTGGGAGGTGGTTGA